The following are encoded in a window of Natrononativus amylolyticus genomic DNA:
- a CDS encoding PKD domain-containing protein, with translation MTPALATSSSAESLETTEDDVTNVNVEIEHDYGTTTHSQTLHASVPAIRTSAYDETFEIGGESSLEFRIENTATGDLVTVSPTDDAEAVSANLVEFFLYGPSGALDPEEYRSIGVDGPDGWAELPVTVEGDTELFEGEETFAPYEISLVDADSNEVIDSTGERVMGVGYDAPLEYDSADNELEITIPRDDGVDPGWDVTFELENAEHEPVYVTRLENEANADAFEFTIDGTDLEAGEYSWNLRFDTADQEFPVHWISEYKGLVVTGPSFEFEPHHPDTGELVTFDVTDGGSSEVDNDEYKWDFGDGETAIGETVTHSFEEIGAYEVELTVLDSETDTNTATETVAVGGYTLIQHSESRAGGRGTGDYRSQRLIIETSNSDETFELGGDAATALRVVDTEADKSVTVTPVAESDRFTVDGAAIDIYGGTGEIRDEPQIQAYSVTDGTGWLDVDLEGDTEMFTEGALSSYVVELVDTDEDVVIGATDERVTGIGYEGWVDQHGTEDEITLTIPRDDDVDESWDVVLQLRDPDDRTVYKERLLENDAGADTLSVTIDGTALADGAYDARVTFYEEKGERPYILLFTDRRPIIVGDVDPVAAIDAPSDPVVNEHVSFSAWESEPERFIEQYHWDFGDGESVTTEDHWVSHSFTEPGEHEVELTVETADGEQDTTTTTVTVADVETISVSGALELSDGEPATGDTVLVFLDGGGVEMTLVDETGEYDFELPEREDAYELQYYRGDLTVEEWDAFMRDGFVDVYGLDTVPGDENTYLGPTQLPAGHVVEVTVVDEADNPVSDAIVYHTHVNDETDTTAGLSGLTNDDGVVDPGGEPGLELSGTVELEVEPPEDDRFVDRTYERTLEVTDDESVEIVLEEVDGDDVLIEPYFETESETGVAEELITFDASGAVALEGDEEIDFDAYHWDFGDGTETTTTDPVIEHAFADAGDYDVTATFSAGGTEETYDRTITVAEPVEPAFFDVTDLDPKDITLEQGEVTDITATVTNTGDEPATQDVEFRVNDEVLSTEPVTLDATEEDTVTFADIDTASLEPGEHTYAVGTDDDAQTGSLTVEELPEPAFFVVDIDDIDDTIGQGDQLTVVATVANDGDEPATQTVTLEIGEGTATLEEEVELAGGDSEEVVFTYDVPADATPVETPLTVTTADHSDTATVDVFSTEEYAVTITETSAPVTAGDTLDVTVTVENVGSGVAEQTLDLEVGEETQTATIDLEPGASEPYTFAYDTDEGDVPGVTIAAATEDDDDTTTARIQSAEPATFEITEFNVPATATQGDTIDVEATVANVGDLGGAETIILSLDGVEVATETVDLDGGETTLVSLEYELPHEPRAGEHDRSHSVATTTDVAVDTLTVDYGTIESGLAAADAGDTVAVAAGEYDESVTVETPDVRIQGVDGADATTIRPVDDTAFEIDATGVILSGMTIEGDDTGTGIVTTADETTVLRTTVTDVETGLLLDGSDGHTVAHNTITDTETAIELRESDGNAITNNIIDTTAVDAAQFSLQSTAAGGDGIVFTGGADETIVTENDVRVTGDAIRIDEDAGTANAAARNNLEADHLSVNNELNPTTFDGEANYYGEGGLEANTAGEVTDENEVDEPYETADYHLTIEDVTESVAVGDELDVTVDVTNTGDYTGLQDIELALDGTVIANEHDLSVAHDESTQITFTYEPTAEDVAVDAPLIVSSDDGDVTTDVTIQQAPLFVVSDVTAPEAAEQGESITVQAQVENEGAAADQDLELRLGDDLSDADAYTVLESTSLTLEGDQTTVGFTTTLPADVDEGVTMLGVASADSIDEVTVSVLEADDTDEKEEGDDDSGDTTPPPADDDDTPDETSPAHVDVTAIDAPTDVEVGEQVTVTVSLTNSGDDVETADVTLVMNDEAVDDQHVTLESGESDGVTFSLTAPDTPGDVDLVVTTPDDTATTTLVVTPLEESTDDCPTDDDADDCPADDATDADDETETDDGTPAETDDEADDVTGDDSDTVTEADDDEPSDDESGSDAVPGFAVLPALIALFVSMLVLRRRR, from the coding sequence ATGACGCCCGCGTTGGCGACCAGCAGTTCAGCGGAGAGCCTCGAGACGACGGAGGACGACGTCACGAACGTTAATGTCGAGATTGAACACGATTACGGCACCACGACACACAGTCAGACGCTACACGCCTCTGTTCCGGCCATTCGGACGAGTGCGTACGACGAGACGTTCGAAATCGGGGGTGAGAGCAGCCTCGAGTTCCGAATCGAGAACACAGCCACCGGCGACCTGGTCACCGTGAGCCCGACCGATGACGCCGAGGCGGTGTCGGCCAACCTGGTCGAGTTCTTCCTGTACGGTCCCTCAGGAGCGCTCGATCCGGAAGAGTATCGGTCTATCGGCGTTGATGGCCCCGACGGCTGGGCTGAACTGCCGGTCACCGTGGAGGGAGACACGGAACTGTTCGAGGGCGAGGAGACGTTCGCACCCTACGAAATTTCGCTCGTCGACGCCGACAGCAACGAAGTGATCGATTCGACCGGTGAGCGGGTGATGGGGGTCGGCTACGACGCACCGCTCGAATACGACAGCGCTGACAACGAACTCGAGATCACGATCCCACGTGACGACGGGGTCGATCCCGGGTGGGACGTCACGTTCGAACTGGAAAACGCCGAGCACGAGCCCGTCTACGTGACGCGCCTCGAGAACGAGGCCAACGCGGACGCCTTCGAATTCACGATCGATGGAACGGATCTCGAGGCCGGGGAATATTCGTGGAATCTCCGGTTTGACACCGCCGATCAGGAGTTCCCCGTCCACTGGATATCTGAATACAAAGGTCTCGTTGTTACCGGGCCGTCCTTCGAGTTCGAGCCGCACCACCCTGACACAGGCGAACTCGTAACGTTCGATGTGACGGATGGTGGGTCGTCCGAAGTCGATAACGACGAGTACAAATGGGACTTCGGCGACGGGGAGACGGCCATTGGAGAAACCGTTACTCACTCGTTCGAGGAGATTGGTGCATACGAGGTCGAACTGACGGTTCTCGATAGCGAAACCGACACCAACACCGCTACCGAAACCGTCGCCGTTGGTGGGTACACTCTTATTCAGCATTCAGAGTCGCGAGCGGGAGGCCGCGGAACCGGCGACTATCGCTCACAACGTCTTATCATCGAGACCAGCAACTCCGACGAAACCTTTGAACTCGGTGGCGATGCGGCGACTGCGCTGCGCGTCGTCGACACCGAGGCGGACAAGTCAGTTACGGTGACTCCCGTCGCCGAGAGCGACCGGTTTACAGTCGATGGGGCTGCCATTGACATCTACGGTGGCACCGGTGAGATCCGAGACGAACCTCAGATACAGGCGTATTCCGTGACAGACGGTACTGGCTGGCTTGACGTCGACCTCGAGGGAGACACCGAAATGTTCACCGAGGGAGCGCTCTCGAGTTACGTCGTCGAACTGGTTGATACCGATGAGGATGTCGTCATCGGCGCAACGGACGAGCGCGTAACCGGGATCGGATACGAGGGTTGGGTCGACCAGCACGGGACCGAAGACGAGATCACCCTCACGATCCCGCGTGACGACGACGTTGACGAATCCTGGGATGTCGTGCTCCAATTGCGCGATCCTGATGACCGGACCGTCTATAAAGAACGGCTGTTGGAGAATGATGCGGGTGCTGATACACTATCGGTAACGATCGATGGAACTGCGCTCGCGGATGGAGCGTACGACGCACGTGTCACCTTTTACGAAGAGAAGGGAGAACGGCCGTACATCCTATTATTTACTGATAGGCGTCCGATAATCGTCGGTGATGTCGACCCTGTCGCCGCCATCGACGCTCCATCGGATCCCGTCGTCAATGAACACGTCTCGTTCTCTGCGTGGGAGTCTGAGCCGGAACGATTCATCGAACAGTATCACTGGGACTTCGGCGACGGTGAGTCCGTCACGACGGAGGACCATTGGGTTAGCCACTCCTTCACGGAACCCGGCGAACACGAGGTGGAACTGACGGTCGAGACCGCAGACGGCGAACAGGATACCACGACGACGACCGTCACCGTCGCCGACGTCGAGACGATCTCCGTCTCGGGCGCACTCGAGCTATCGGATGGCGAACCGGCAACCGGCGATACGGTGCTCGTCTTTCTGGACGGTGGTGGTGTCGAGATGACGCTCGTCGACGAGACCGGTGAATACGACTTCGAGCTTCCGGAGCGCGAAGACGCCTACGAACTTCAGTACTATCGTGGGGATCTCACTGTCGAGGAGTGGGATGCCTTCATGCGCGATGGGTTCGTCGACGTCTACGGACTCGACACCGTCCCCGGCGACGAGAACACATATCTCGGGCCGACACAACTCCCCGCGGGCCACGTCGTCGAAGTCACGGTCGTCGACGAGGCAGACAATCCGGTGTCCGATGCAATCGTCTATCACACGCACGTGAACGACGAAACGGACACGACCGCGGGTCTGAGCGGACTAACAAACGACGATGGCGTTGTCGACCCCGGCGGCGAACCCGGACTCGAACTGTCCGGCACCGTCGAACTCGAAGTCGAGCCGCCCGAAGACGACCGCTTCGTCGATCGTACCTACGAGCGAACGCTCGAGGTCACCGACGACGAATCGGTGGAAATCGTCCTCGAAGAAGTCGACGGCGACGACGTTCTCATCGAGCCGTACTTCGAGACAGAGTCCGAAACCGGCGTCGCCGAGGAGCTGATCACGTTCGATGCGTCCGGGGCGGTGGCACTCGAGGGTGACGAGGAGATCGACTTCGACGCCTACCACTGGGACTTTGGTGATGGGACAGAGACGACGACGACCGACCCCGTTATCGAGCACGCGTTCGCGGATGCAGGCGACTACGACGTCACGGCGACGTTCAGCGCCGGTGGTACCGAGGAGACGTACGATCGGACGATCACCGTCGCAGAACCCGTCGAGCCGGCGTTCTTCGACGTTACTGACCTCGATCCGAAAGACATCACACTCGAACAGGGCGAGGTGACCGACATCACGGCGACCGTGACGAACACCGGTGACGAACCGGCCACTCAAGACGTCGAGTTCCGCGTCAACGATGAGGTGCTCTCGACCGAGCCCGTTACGCTCGACGCAACGGAAGAGGACACGGTCACGTTCGCGGATATCGACACGGCCTCTCTCGAACCCGGCGAGCACACGTACGCGGTCGGTACCGACGACGACGCACAGACGGGATCGCTAACCGTCGAGGAACTGCCCGAGCCCGCGTTCTTCGTAGTCGATATCGACGACATCGACGACACGATCGGTCAGGGTGACCAGCTCACAGTGGTAGCTACCGTCGCAAACGACGGTGACGAGCCAGCGACCCAGACCGTCACCCTCGAGATCGGCGAGGGCACCGCTACGCTCGAGGAGGAGGTCGAACTCGCGGGTGGTGACAGCGAGGAGGTAGTGTTTACCTATGACGTTCCGGCAGACGCTACGCCGGTGGAAACGCCACTGACGGTTACCACGGCCGACCACAGCGATACGGCGACCGTCGACGTGTTCTCGACCGAAGAGTACGCGGTGACGATCACTGAGACGTCCGCGCCAGTCACCGCTGGCGACACGCTCGACGTGACCGTCACCGTCGAAAATGTCGGTAGCGGTGTCGCCGAACAGACGCTCGATCTCGAAGTCGGTGAGGAGACGCAGACCGCGACGATCGACCTCGAGCCCGGGGCGTCGGAGCCGTACACGTTCGCGTACGACACCGACGAGGGTGACGTCCCCGGCGTCACAATCGCAGCGGCGACCGAAGACGATGACGACACGACGACTGCCCGCATCCAGTCGGCCGAACCCGCGACGTTCGAGATCACCGAGTTCAACGTTCCCGCGACGGCCACCCAGGGCGACACGATCGACGTCGAGGCCACGGTCGCGAACGTCGGTGATCTGGGGGGCGCGGAGACGATCATCCTCTCGCTCGACGGTGTAGAAGTCGCGACCGAGACGGTCGACCTCGATGGCGGCGAGACGACATTGGTCTCCCTCGAGTATGAACTTCCCCACGAACCGCGTGCCGGTGAACACGACCGCTCGCACTCGGTCGCGACGACTACCGATGTCGCCGTCGATACGCTCACCGTCGACTACGGCACGATCGAGAGCGGTCTTGCCGCGGCCGATGCCGGTGATACCGTTGCCGTCGCCGCCGGCGAGTACGACGAAAGCGTCACGGTCGAGACGCCCGACGTCCGCATCCAGGGGGTCGACGGCGCCGACGCCACGACGATCCGTCCGGTAGACGACACTGCGTTCGAGATCGATGCCACCGGTGTCATCCTTTCCGGGATGACGATCGAGGGCGACGACACCGGCACCGGAATCGTGACTACGGCAGACGAGACGACGGTGCTCCGAACGACGGTCACCGACGTCGAGACCGGCCTGCTGCTCGACGGCAGTGACGGCCACACGGTCGCACACAACACGATTACGGACACCGAGACGGCGATCGAACTCCGCGAGTCAGATGGAAACGCGATCACGAACAATATTATCGACACGACCGCCGTCGACGCTGCGCAGTTCTCCCTCCAGAGCACGGCCGCTGGTGGGGACGGCATCGTGTTCACCGGCGGTGCGGACGAGACGATCGTTACCGAAAACGACGTTCGCGTCACTGGCGATGCGATCCGGATCGACGAAGACGCCGGCACGGCTAACGCCGCCGCGCGGAACAATCTGGAGGCCGACCACTTGAGCGTCAACAACGAGCTCAACCCGACGACGTTCGACGGTGAGGCGAACTACTACGGCGAGGGTGGCCTCGAGGCGAACACCGCCGGCGAGGTCACCGACGAGAACGAAGTCGACGAGCCCTACGAGACAGCCGACTACCACCTCACGATCGAGGACGTCACCGAATCGGTTGCAGTCGGTGACGAACTGGATGTCACGGTCGACGTGACGAACACTGGCGATTACACGGGGCTTCAGGACATCGAACTCGCGCTCGATGGTACGGTCATCGCGAATGAACACGACCTGTCTGTTGCTCACGACGAAAGCACACAGATCACGTTCACCTACGAACCGACTGCCGAGGATGTCGCCGTCGACGCGCCACTCATAGTCAGCAGCGACGACGGCGACGTGACGACCGACGTCACGATTCAGCAGGCACCGCTGTTCGTGGTTTCCGACGTTACCGCACCGGAAGCCGCCGAACAGGGTGAGTCCATCACGGTGCAGGCACAGGTCGAAAACGAGGGCGCCGCAGCCGACCAGGACCTCGAACTCCGACTTGGTGACGATCTCTCGGATGCTGACGCCTACACCGTGCTCGAGAGTACGTCGCTCACGCTTGAAGGAGACCAGACCACCGTCGGCTTCACCACGACACTCCCTGCAGATGTCGACGAGGGCGTCACGATGCTCGGCGTCGCGAGTGCAGACTCGATCGACGAGGTCACGGTCTCGGTCCTCGAAGCAGACGACACTGACGAGAAAGAAGAGGGCGATGACGACTCAGGTGACACCACGCCGCCACCGGCGGACGACGATGACACGCCGGACGAGACGTCGCCCGCCCACGTCGACGTGACGGCCATCGACGCGCCAACTGACGTCGAGGTTGGTGAACAGGTCACGGTGACCGTTTCGCTCACCAACAGCGGTGACGACGTGGAAACGGCAGACGTCACGCTGGTTATGAACGACGAAGCAGTCGACGACCAGCACGTCACCCTGGAGAGTGGCGAGAGCGACGGCGTCACGTTCAGTCTCACCGCGCCGGACACACCCGGCGACGTCGACCTGGTCGTGACCACCCCGGACGATACCGCAACGACGACGCTCGTTGTCACCCCGCTCGAGGAGTCGACGGACGACTGCCCGACTGACGACGACGCAGACGACTGCCCGGCTGACGACGCGACGGACGCTGATGACGAGACGGAGACAGATGACGGTACACCAGCCGAGACAGACGACGAAGCGGATGACGTGACGGGAGACGACAGTGACACAGTCACCGAAGCGGATGACGACGAACCCAGCGACGACGAGAGCGGATCCGACGCGGTTCCAGGATTCGCGGTTCTCCCGGCGCTGATTGCCCTGTTCGTCTCCATGCTCGTCCTTCGTCGCCGCCGGTAA
- a CDS encoding ATP-binding protein, which translates to MAKFVDREAELSNLRARYESENAELIVMYGRRRLGKSELARRSIRDLEDAIYYQAIESTAPNQLEQFVDVVTQQFADLANIRRDWEALLTALGEREAVVIIDEFPFLIEEDDSLPSRIQRVWDMELQESSMTLVLIGSSISVMEDKVLAGGSPLYGRRTATIDLKPLSVRNARDFFPAYDTDTAVKAWAVYGGTPYYLQTIDPEEPLETNVQRSILSEQGLLYAEPEFLLRTELRQPNTYFSILRALAHGRRTPNEIAGMAGVESGSLSTYLQKLQRLRLVERHIPVTESPTTSKRGRYRIADPFFRFWFRFVYGNQDRLQLLGEDAYTEVVAPDLADHVSPLFERLCQQALPQLIDRRFLNVGQWWFKEHELDVLGLTNEGLVAGECKFTSTPVSEGVLAALERTVGHVRWGNAPEDSTTQYVLFSKSGFTDDLKRRANERDDVSLYGIPDIMNAAAD; encoded by the coding sequence ATGGCAAAGTTCGTCGATCGAGAAGCAGAACTCAGCAATCTGCGGGCGCGGTACGAGTCTGAAAATGCTGAACTTATCGTAATGTACGGACGGCGTCGACTGGGAAAGAGTGAACTCGCCCGACGATCCATTCGGGACCTGGAAGACGCTATCTACTACCAAGCGATCGAGTCGACTGCGCCGAACCAACTCGAGCAGTTCGTCGACGTAGTCACCCAGCAATTTGCGGATCTAGCGAACATACGGCGTGATTGGGAAGCGTTACTCACAGCACTCGGAGAGCGTGAGGCAGTCGTCATTATCGACGAATTCCCGTTTCTCATCGAAGAGGACGACTCGCTCCCGTCTCGTATCCAGCGTGTCTGGGATATGGAACTGCAGGAATCGTCAATGACGCTCGTACTTATCGGCTCGTCGATCAGCGTCATGGAAGACAAGGTCCTCGCTGGTGGAAGCCCGCTGTATGGCCGTCGCACTGCCACTATCGATTTGAAACCGTTATCCGTGCGCAACGCGCGCGATTTTTTCCCGGCCTACGATACAGACACAGCTGTGAAGGCGTGGGCAGTGTATGGCGGAACACCGTATTACCTCCAGACAATTGACCCGGAGGAACCACTCGAAACGAATGTACAGCGGTCGATCCTATCGGAACAGGGGCTCCTCTATGCGGAACCCGAATTTTTATTGCGAACTGAACTACGGCAGCCGAACACATATTTCAGTATTCTCCGCGCACTTGCTCATGGACGACGCACCCCGAACGAGATTGCCGGAATGGCTGGTGTGGAATCAGGATCGCTCAGCACGTACCTACAGAAACTGCAGCGATTGCGACTCGTCGAGCGCCACATCCCTGTTACCGAATCACCGACAACATCAAAGCGCGGCCGGTATCGAATCGCAGATCCATTTTTCCGATTCTGGTTTCGGTTCGTCTACGGAAACCAGGATCGGTTGCAACTCCTCGGTGAGGACGCCTACACCGAGGTCGTCGCACCGGATCTCGCCGACCACGTGAGTCCGCTGTTCGAACGGTTGTGCCAACAGGCACTTCCACAACTTATCGATCGACGGTTTCTCAACGTTGGTCAGTGGTGGTTCAAAGAACACGAACTCGACGTGCTTGGACTTACGAACGAGGGATTGGTTGCAGGAGAGTGTAAATTCACGTCAACACCAGTGAGTGAGGGCGTTTTAGCTGCTCTCGAGCGAACAGTCGGCCATGTCCGCTGGGGGAATGCGCCTGAGGACTCGACGACACAGTACGTGTTATTCAGTAAGTCGGGATTTACCGACGACCTCAAACGGCGTGCTAACGAGCGTGACGACGTTTCGCTCTACGGGATCCCGGATATCATGAACGCGGCAGCTGACTGA
- a CDS encoding Gfo/Idh/MocA family protein has protein sequence MHRRTYLQGLAGATGFVTVSATGQARKHSGDGRGPPDDVPPGETPPRRGDSVIGLAVDPIAPVRIGIIGLGNRGASLTQHLDRLDPDMAEIRAICDVVDDRVESMAASLQADPDTYSAGVGEDEWDGRDEWRAEVPVDDPEDMIDDTWMEVAERDDLDLIFVFSDLDSHATMCTYAMEQGKHVATEVAAAETIEQCWDLVDTAERTQKNCMMLEQVNYFEEELWVLNMIREGVFGDELSYAYGSYINPQVGSYMHDYGPPVNWRARRHLHLKGDLYPTHGLGPLAWYMDLLRGDRPEYLIAQESPETRFSQYAQNELEPDHEFYGETDWANGDTTKSLIKTNRDRSIEIQFDVKTNRPYGLGNEVVGVDAYFNGYQAGQRSHLAIDDEGAPALVDDDTFEAYQDEYRHPLWSEEYEDVNEHGADFIMLYRIIDALNTGRPLDQDVYDAATWSAVGPLSRISIEHGGMPVVFPDFTRGQWSENRQLEVMDLEE, from the coding sequence ATGCATCGACGAACGTATCTCCAGGGGCTCGCAGGCGCCACGGGGTTCGTAACCGTTTCGGCGACCGGACAGGCTCGGAAGCACTCCGGAGACGGCCGCGGGCCGCCGGACGACGTACCGCCGGGTGAAACACCACCCCGGCGCGGCGATTCGGTGATAGGGCTGGCGGTCGACCCAATCGCGCCGGTGCGGATCGGAATCATCGGTCTTGGAAATCGCGGTGCCTCGCTGACCCAGCACCTCGACCGATTGGACCCTGATATGGCGGAGATTCGGGCTATTTGTGATGTGGTGGACGACCGGGTGGAATCGATGGCGGCGTCCCTCCAGGCCGATCCCGACACGTACTCCGCCGGGGTCGGTGAAGACGAGTGGGACGGACGAGACGAGTGGCGGGCGGAGGTGCCCGTCGACGATCCGGAGGACATGATCGACGACACGTGGATGGAGGTCGCAGAACGGGACGATCTCGACCTGATTTTCGTCTTCAGCGACCTCGACTCCCACGCTACGATGTGTACGTACGCCATGGAACAGGGCAAACACGTCGCAACGGAAGTCGCGGCGGCTGAGACCATCGAGCAGTGCTGGGACCTCGTCGACACTGCAGAGAGGACCCAGAAGAACTGCATGATGCTCGAGCAGGTCAACTACTTCGAAGAGGAGCTGTGGGTGCTGAATATGATCCGCGAGGGCGTGTTCGGCGACGAACTCTCCTACGCGTACGGGAGCTACATCAATCCGCAGGTTGGTAGCTACATGCACGACTACGGACCGCCCGTCAACTGGCGCGCCCGTCGTCACCTCCACCTCAAAGGCGACTTGTATCCGACCCACGGGCTCGGGCCGCTCGCCTGGTACATGGATCTGCTTCGCGGCGATCGACCCGAGTACCTGATCGCCCAGGAGAGCCCGGAAACCCGGTTCAGCCAGTACGCACAAAACGAACTGGAGCCCGACCACGAGTTCTACGGCGAGACCGACTGGGCGAACGGTGACACGACGAAGTCGCTGATAAAGACCAACCGGGATCGTTCGATCGAGATCCAGTTCGACGTGAAGACGAACCGACCGTACGGGCTGGGCAACGAGGTCGTCGGCGTCGACGCGTACTTCAACGGCTACCAGGCGGGACAGCGCTCGCATCTCGCAATCGACGACGAAGGGGCGCCCGCGCTCGTCGACGACGATACGTTCGAAGCCTACCAAGATGAGTACCGGCACCCGCTCTGGTCCGAGGAGTACGAAGACGTGAACGAACACGGCGCGGACTTCATCATGCTCTACCGGATCATCGATGCGCTGAACACCGGTCGACCGCTTGACCAGGACGTCTACGACGCGGCGACGTGGAGCGCAGTGGGTCCGCTCTCGCGCATTTCGATCGAACACGGCGGCATGCCGGTCGTCTTCCCCGACTTCACCCGCGGTCAGTGGAGCGAAAATCGACAGCTCGAAGTGATGGATCTCGAGGAGTGA
- a CDS encoding LLM class flavin-dependent oxidoreductase: protein MEFGIYLNQYGDDERGSTIHTLLEQVSEIETLGYDTAAVGERHFYEDGFQDVFSSLTAMATQVDDLELMANILILPIYHPVHLAERISAIDHLADGKTRWGVSLGYRESELVNFGVGMDQRVSRFIECLEVLKRLLEGERFDHDGDHYQFTDGFVRPTPVQSPRPKIWGGGSAETAIKRAAYRCDGFTAAVTDPDRLEADIERYRDSLAEFKTDPDDGDVTIMVDGYVGETTAAAYEALDPSLLDLTAKYIRWGNPEFDGRPGFGDLEAQTMIGSADEVAENVALYRDIGVDHLIFRTQFPGMDDETAMESVRRFATDVVPTFR, encoded by the coding sequence ATGGAATTCGGCATCTACCTCAACCAGTACGGCGACGACGAGCGCGGCAGTACCATCCACACGCTACTCGAGCAGGTGAGTGAAATCGAAACCCTTGGGTACGACACCGCCGCAGTAGGGGAGCGCCACTTCTACGAAGACGGCTTTCAGGACGTATTCTCCAGCCTCACAGCGATGGCCACGCAGGTCGACGACCTCGAGCTGATGGCGAACATTCTCATCCTTCCGATCTATCACCCGGTGCACCTGGCCGAACGGATCTCCGCCATCGATCACCTCGCGGATGGGAAGACCCGGTGGGGCGTCTCGCTCGGGTACCGCGAGAGCGAACTCGTGAATTTCGGCGTCGGGATGGATCAGCGTGTCTCACGGTTCATCGAGTGCCTTGAGGTCCTCAAACGCCTCCTCGAAGGCGAGCGGTTCGATCACGACGGAGACCACTACCAGTTCACCGACGGCTTCGTCCGACCGACGCCAGTCCAGTCGCCGCGACCGAAAATCTGGGGTGGGGGGAGCGCTGAGACCGCGATCAAACGCGCGGCCTACCGCTGCGACGGCTTTACTGCCGCCGTGACCGATCCGGACCGCCTCGAAGCCGACATCGAACGCTACCGTGACTCCCTCGCCGAGTTCAAGACAGATCCCGACGACGGCGACGTGACGATCATGGTCGACGGCTACGTCGGCGAGACGACTGCGGCTGCCTACGAGGCACTCGATCCGTCGCTTCTCGATCTCACCGCCAAGTACATCCGGTGGGGAAACCCCGAGTTTGATGGTCGGCCCGGCTTCGGTGATCTCGAGGCCCAGACGATGATCGGGTCGGCTGACGAGGTCGCAGAAAACGTCGCACTGTACCGCGACATCGGCGTTGATCACCTGATCTTCCGAACGCAGTTTCCGGGAATGGACGACGAAACGGCCATGGAGAGCGTTCGGCGGTTCGCCACCGACGTCGTCCCGACGTTTCGGTAG